One genomic region from Drosophila subpulchrella strain 33 F10 #4 breed RU33 chromosome 2R, RU_Dsub_v1.1 Primary Assembly, whole genome shotgun sequence encodes:
- the LOC119550809 gene encoding uncharacterized protein LOC119550809 isoform X1, with product MRMLEFLAMCLLFHCTTGHIVIKRHCRLHKRMVNPHELLNDFAAIKGAGSGGCAQKNTGRSVNHAAGFYETEGSMPGSGTGAESKSQASSDKGCDGNQKCDVKSIITPGDPKQKSSMIAMKAAQDAKAASEAQSAAGQAAAHHIKLELAEKAFQSAKAAEAALMGKQMMVDQLEQEVHEADAVVEEETNSIHHTEANMNAAVDAVKVATQQFETISELQKTAKEVLANIQAVALGTQQEMAAKTQLLEAARNRMALLQKQLLSAHDDYEKTKQAAYKAACAAVEAKQRVGPALSSYYIF from the exons ATGCGAATGCTAGAATTTTTGGCTATGTGCCTGCTGTTTCACTGCACCACCGGCCACATTGTGATCAAG AGACACTGCCGCCTGCACAAACGAATGGTCAATCCGCATGAGCTTTTGAATGATTTTGCAGCCATCAAGGGAGCAGGAAGCGGTGGATGTGCCCAAAAAAATACTGGAAGATCAGTAAATCATGCAGCTGGTTTCTACGAAACGGAAGGTTCAATGCCAGGCTCGGGAACGGGAGCAGAATCCAAATCCCAGGCTTCCTCCGACAAGGGCTGTGATGGCAACCAAAAGTGCGATGTGAAGTCAATAATCACGCCCGGTGATCCCAAGCAGAAGTCCTCCATGATAGCCATGAAGGCGGCCCAGGATGCCAAGGCGGCCAGTGAGGCACAATCGGCGGCTGGCCAGGCGGCAGCCCATCATATCAAACTGGAGCTGGCGGAGAAGGCCTTCCAATCGGCCAAGGCCGCCGAGGCTGCCCTGATGGGTAAACAAATGATGGTCGATCAGCTGGAGCAGGAGGTTCACGAAGCGGATGCCGTCGTGGAGGAGGAAACCAACTCCATCCATCACACGGAGGCCAATATGAATGCCGCCGTGGATGCGGTGAAAGTGGCCACCCAACAGTTCGAGACCATCAGTGAGCTACAGAAGACCGCCAAGGAGGTTCTGGCCAATATACAGGCAGTGGCCCTGGGAACGCAGCAGGAAATGGCCGCCAAGACGCAGCTCCTCGAGGCCGCTCGCAACCGGATGGCCCTGCTCCAGAAACAACTGCTGAGTGCCCACGACGACTACGAGAAGACCAAGCAGGCGGCCTACAAGGCAGCCTGTGCCGCCGTGGAGGCCAAACAAAGGGTCGGACCCGCCTTATCttcatattatattttttaa
- the LOC119550811 gene encoding uncharacterized protein LOC119550811 — translation MISLEIGLVLLGFLVPYGHGLVHFEKLQPGEDGGCKGVTGNALKVGETEKDENTCGVYVCQNDKGDALIHYCQLPATFQECADEGVSTVLPFPECCWICVEWEDCDEGGEGAGEEGEGEGDGGGGDEGGEEAGEEAGEEAGEEAAEEGAEEGGKRKEKKEEKEEGGEEAKEEGGEAEEAEERRKYKHKLF, via the exons ATGATTAGTTTGGAGATTGGACTGGTCCTACTGGGATTTTTAGTGCCTTATGGACATGGCCTTGTGCATTTCGAGAAACTTCAACCTGGAG AGGATGGTGGTTGCAAGGGCGTTACGGGCAATGCTTTGAAGGTGGGAGAAACGGAAAAGGACGAAAATACCTGTGGAGTTTACGTTTGTCAGAACGACAAGGGTGATGCCTTGATCCACTA CTGCCAATTACCGGCCACATTTCAGGAGTGTGCGGATGAAGGGGTCTCCACCGTACTCCCATTTCCCGAGTGCTGTTGGATCTGCGTAGAATGGGAGGATTGCGATGAGGGTGGAGAGGGAGCAGGCGAAGAAGGAGAAGGAGAAGGTGATGGGGGTGGTGGTGATGAAGGTGGTGAGGAAGCAGGTGAAGAGGCAGGTGAAGAAGCAGGTGAAGAAGCAGCCGAAGAAGGAGCTGAAGAAGGGGGTaaacgaaaagaaaaaaaggaagaaaagGAAGAAGGTGGTGAGGAGGCTAAAGAAGAAGGCGGAGAAGCCGAAGAAGCCGAAGAAAGGCGAAAATACAAACATAAACTATTCTAG
- the LOC119550812 gene encoding uncharacterized protein LOC119550812, producing MKCLLVTIAWVISCSSVSALVHYVKLEKGEKGCKSPKGAEMAVGDIEQDDKSCGAYTCQSTEGDAFVHFCQIPATFAECVETAVLTNVDFPQCCWTCAAWTKCDGSGGDGAAGGEKPEGGGEGEAGGGEGEAGGGEGAEAEAPAAEGRRTGGKYVKAPDTTTTVRDTTTERVKTRTKGKGGSKRSTTKPDESEFPEENLNIKFGGGSPISKFGEDSI from the exons ATGAAGTGTCTCCTGGTAACGATTGCCTGGGTAATAAGTTGCTCTAGTGTAAGTGCCCTGGTGCACTATGTAAAACTGGAGAAAGGCG AAAAGGGCTGCAAGTCGCCTAAAGGTGCCGAGATGGCTGTGGGTGATATCGAGCAGGATGATAAGTCTTGCGGAGCTTATACGTGCCAAAGTACGGAAGGCGATGCTTTTGTCCACTT TTGTCAAATACCGGCCACTTTTGCGGAGTGTGTTGAAACTGCCGTTCTGACGAATGTGGATTTTCCGCAATGCTGCTGGACATGTGCCGCCTGGACGAAATGCGATGGATCTGGTGGGGATGGTGCTGCTGGAGGAGAAAAACCGGAAGGTGGTGGCGAGGGTGAAGCCGGGGGTGGCGAGGGTGAAGCCGGAGGTGGCGAAGGGGCTGAAGCAGAAGCCCCCGCTGCAGAAGGCCGTAGAACAGGTGGTAAATATGTTAAAGCTCCTGATACTACAACTACTGTTAGGGATACTACAACGGAAAGGGTAAAAACCCGCACCAAGGGAAAGGGAGGCTCCAAGAGAAGCACTACCAAACCGGATGAATCTGAGTTTCCCGAAGAAAACTTAAATATTAAGTTTGGCGGTGGATCCCCAATCTCCAAGTTCGGTGAGGACAGCATATAA
- the LOC119550809 gene encoding uncharacterized protein LOC119550809 isoform X2, giving the protein MVNPHELLNDFAAIKGAGSGGCAQKNTGRSVNHAAGFYETEGSMPGSGTGAESKSQASSDKGCDGNQKCDVKSIITPGDPKQKSSMIAMKAAQDAKAASEAQSAAGQAAAHHIKLELAEKAFQSAKAAEAALMGKQMMVDQLEQEVHEADAVVEEETNSIHHTEANMNAAVDAVKVATQQFETISELQKTAKEVLANIQAVALGTQQEMAAKTQLLEAARNRMALLQKQLLSAHDDYEKTKQAAYKAACAAVEAKQRVGPALSSYYIF; this is encoded by the coding sequence ATGGTCAATCCGCATGAGCTTTTGAATGATTTTGCAGCCATCAAGGGAGCAGGAAGCGGTGGATGTGCCCAAAAAAATACTGGAAGATCAGTAAATCATGCAGCTGGTTTCTACGAAACGGAAGGTTCAATGCCAGGCTCGGGAACGGGAGCAGAATCCAAATCCCAGGCTTCCTCCGACAAGGGCTGTGATGGCAACCAAAAGTGCGATGTGAAGTCAATAATCACGCCCGGTGATCCCAAGCAGAAGTCCTCCATGATAGCCATGAAGGCGGCCCAGGATGCCAAGGCGGCCAGTGAGGCACAATCGGCGGCTGGCCAGGCGGCAGCCCATCATATCAAACTGGAGCTGGCGGAGAAGGCCTTCCAATCGGCCAAGGCCGCCGAGGCTGCCCTGATGGGTAAACAAATGATGGTCGATCAGCTGGAGCAGGAGGTTCACGAAGCGGATGCCGTCGTGGAGGAGGAAACCAACTCCATCCATCACACGGAGGCCAATATGAATGCCGCCGTGGATGCGGTGAAAGTGGCCACCCAACAGTTCGAGACCATCAGTGAGCTACAGAAGACCGCCAAGGAGGTTCTGGCCAATATACAGGCAGTGGCCCTGGGAACGCAGCAGGAAATGGCCGCCAAGACGCAGCTCCTCGAGGCCGCTCGCAACCGGATGGCCCTGCTCCAGAAACAACTGCTGAGTGCCCACGACGACTACGAGAAGACCAAGCAGGCGGCCTACAAGGCAGCCTGTGCCGCCGTGGAGGCCAAACAAAGGGTCGGACCCGCCTTATCttcatattatattttttaa